DNA sequence from the Peromyscus eremicus chromosome 7, PerEre_H2_v1, whole genome shotgun sequence genome:
CTTGTGTTTAATAGCATACCCATTAAAGGGGGACCATGGCACTGTGGACATTGTAGACAATTCAGACTGTGAACCAAAAAGTAAGCTGCTAAGAtggacaaacaaaaaacatcatgtcCTAGAAACAGAAAAGAGTCCCAAGGATTGGGTGCGCCAGCACCGGAAAGAGGAAAAGATAAAGAGGTGGGTAAAAACTGAATGCAAGTGTTGGGGCTTGGTTAGAGTCTGGTGCCTTGAAGCCAAGAACTCATCGTGAACCTGTTGGTGACTTGCCGCTGGTTCCACATGTCTGCTGTCTCTGATTGGCTCTGGGTTAGATCATGCTATTTTGCATAAACAGCTGAAGTGGCAGCTATTAAAAAGATTGACTCATTCCTTCCACAATTGCTTTGTCCCTGGCCACAGGCAGACTGGAGCCATTGCTTCACCTCAGGCTTTGCTAATGGTGGGGGCTAAAATGATCAGTTAGTCTCTGCAAAAGGGAGGACCCATGTGGGCAGGACTtacaaaagtataaaataaaaatgtgaagtaTGTGTAATGTGGTTAAGTAGATTAACTGATTCCAATACAGTTTCTCTTTCCCCCAGTCTCTGGAATCAGGAGACCCTGTGTACCAGAGGCCAGGAGTCATGTTGCCTGGAAAGGGGGAATGAAGACTGCCTGCCTCataagttggggagaaaaggccATGGTTACATCTTGCTATAGAAAATAGTGGTGGGCTgcccccttttaaaatttttaatcaagccgggcagtggtagcgcacgcctttaatcccagcactcgggaggcagagccaggcggatctccgtgagttcgaggccagcctgggctaccaagtgagttccaggaaaggcgcaaagctacacagagaaaccctgtctcgaaaaaccaaaaaaaaaaaaaaaaaaaaaaatttaatcaacTTTCTACAAGTAGCTACATGATAAAATGCaccaatttaaatatttaatgagtATGAGCAGACTATGTATACTGTAATGACATCAAATAAATATCCATCACTCTAGAAAGCTGCTTCattattcatatttaattttgataATACATCATgatttattgaatttttatttctttatagtcATAAGTTAGAAGAAGAATTTGAGTGGCTAAAGAAATCTGAAGTCTTATATTACAGTgtagaaaaaaagggaaatataAGTTCCCAGCTTAAACACTACAACCCTTGGAGCATGAAGTGTCATCAACAACAGTTACAGAGAATGAAGGAGAACGCAAAGCATCGAAACCAGTACAGTATCCTTTGTCGTCAGGCTTTTCTGCCTTGGAAGGAGGGCCTGACAAGGTAGCTTGGGGACTTGGTTGGTTTATGATAGCAGGGTCTCTGTAGAGCCCAGCTGGACTAGAAGACGCTTCTGATCACTGGGATTGCTGGTGTCTGCCACTACACCTGCCCGAAGTGTTCTCTTttgggttggggtgtgtgtgtgtgtgtgtgtgtgtgcgcgcgcgtgcgcgcgcgtgcgcgcgcgcatgcgcgcgcgcaaaCGTGCCACAGCATATgtgaggtcagatgacaacttgccGGAGttgtcatttctctccttccaccaagcagGTTCCGAAGATTGAACGCACAGAGCCATCTAATGGgcctggtttggttttgtgttagGATGGCTAATTTCCATTATTAGAGTTGTGCCCAATCACACAAACCCTGTGTGATAACTGGGAGACTGTCTGCTCCGTTATGAATAGAACCCAGTCTCAGAGTTCAGTAAGTGAGAACAACGGGTCTCTGAGAGCCTCATGAAGAAGCTGTCTTGTTTAGCCTAGGTGGCCAAGAGTGTGGCCCTGTCTTCAGACTCCTGCAGAATGTCTCACAGATTTTAACCTGCACCAGCTGAGGGGAATGATAGGGGACTAGTATTTGAATCTGGTCTACCACTCTGTCATACAAAACTGCACAAGGAAAGTACCAGGATCCTTTTTGTCTTTCCATTAAACTGTCATTTACTGGCcttagattttttgtttgttttttgcagttctgggaatccaacccagggtTGGATTTGGCCAAGGTTGGGGACATACACATTGTgtctagaggtcagagaacaatttgcagGAAGGAGTCTGTCCTCTCCCTCATATGGgtcacccactgaaccacctcactgCCCACCcccaggtctctctctcttttttttttttttttaaatcttatggATTGAAATTCCTGAgagttttttttaacctttaaaaatGGAATTTCTAAGTACTTGTTGCTCAGAATTGGACATTAACCTACTTGAGTCAGTGTCCTGTCATAACTATCTGCATGTACCCAGTGCCCCACAactgatatttttttaattattttattttttgaggttataattacatcatttcccccttccctttcctccctccaaaccctctcatatactcctccttactctctttcaaattcatggcctgtttttttcattaattgttgttacatgcatacatatatatatatatatacacatacatatatgtatatacacacacatatatatatttctaaatataacctgctcagtctgtatttatatgtatgttttcagggctgaccatttggtattggacaaccagttgatgtgctcttccctggggaagactttcttctactctcagctttccttagttgcctgtagttctttgtggagcattgaggccttgtgggctttccctTGTCCACTTTAACATGTCCAGGGTTGTTGTCCTTGTTGAGCTCACGTttgacagtcatgttggtgagactttatgggtatggCTTCTCATACTCGTCGGAGACAATCGCACACCgaacttcctgatcctctggctcttaagctCTTCCTcatctgcagtgttccctgagacCGAGGGACAGGAGTTGTTTGTAAATGTATCcagggactgggctccacaactctgcattttgataggTTGTAGTTTTCAAAGAGAAGCTTCCTGGATGAGTAAGGGCTACAGTTACCAGATCAAGCCCTGGAGAAGGTGGCAACTGACTTTTCTTTTTAGGTACTGGGCCTTGTGCAGGCTAAACAAACCTCCTTACCACTGAGTTAAATTAGGTCACCTATCCTTATTTAAACAGTTTTGTCTTTTTCCCTGATTTTGATTCTGAAACAAGTCTGAGATATATCATTTAATCTGTTTATATCATCATGTatccataaaaggaaaaaaatcctttaGCATGAGGAccggtttgattcccagcatctgtgTAACAACAGCtggacacacctgtgatcccagcagtgggagggagaagaaacaggaggatccctggagctcattcaGCAGCCACTCTAGCTGAGTCGTTAAAGTACCCTGTCTCAGACAGAAAAAATGTGGCAAGTGATTGAGGAGGACGACAGGGTCAGCTTctctccacatgtgcatgcaggaacATCTGCATACatccacaaaatatttttttaaagatttatttatttattgtttacgCAGTATTCTGCCTTCATGtgtccctgcagaccagaagagggcaccagatctcattacaggtgattgtgcgccaccatgtggttgctgggaattgaactcaatacctctggaaaagcagtgggtgctcttaaccactgagccatctctccagcccccacaaaatattttttaaaataaggatgttttggggttggggatttagctcaatggtagagtgcttgcctagcgagcacaaggccctgggttcgatcctcagctccaaaaaaaaaaaaaaataaggatgtTTTAAAACAATACCATTGTACTTCTCAAAAATAGACAGTAATTCTTGTCTATAAAATCCTGTTTCACTGGAcatggtagcccacacctttaatcccagcacttgggagacagaggcaggtagatctctgagtttgaggccagcctggtctacagagtgagtttcaggacagccagagctatacagagaaactctgtctacaaaaaacaaacagaaaaaagaaaatatctatttCATGTTCTTATTTTCCGAATTGTCTCAgtaaatgtgtttttattgttggtctgtttgagggaagGTCCGTATAAAGGTCATGTATAACATTGCATCGAAGTGTttgggacttttaaaatattactcccatttttttttttttttcttcttgggagATTTCTTgtcagaacaaataaataaggatCAGCGCTAGGGAGATGTCTCTGGTTTAGATAGGACTTGttctgcaagcatgaagaccagggTTTGAATCCCAATACCCACAGAAGATCTGAGCATGACAACTTGGGTCTGTAACCCCATTGATgtaggacagagacaggaagacctcTGGAACTTGCTGGTCAGCTGGTCTAGCCAGATggtaagcttcaggttcagtgaagaaacctgtctcaaaataggtTTGGGAAGTGATAGAGCAAGGTACCAACATCTGGATTTCTGCTGCACtaatacatgcatgtgcacactagAAAGAACATGGAGTTTCCCGTGATCTGGATTTTACTTAGTACATCCCTTTAGTATCTTTTTCATATGACCCTCTCCTCTGTTTCCAGTAAGTTGATAATTGGATCTAAAGGCTTGATCAGATGCAGGTTCCGTTCTTCAGGGGCTACCAGCAAGAATCCTTGAGAAATGTTATTGTCCATTGGGAAACATGGTATTTAGCTTTATTTCTCAGTCGTCATTGTTTTAGGGCCACCTTTTTCATTAGATGATTTCCTAATTTTGTTAGTCATTAGCTGGAATTTTACAAAGAATAATCTTGAGGTGCATTTGGAAAGAGATTAAAtgttcattttgctttatttactagATGTTTGGTATAATGAATAGGTGGATCCTAATCCTCCAGAGGTGTCCATCATAGTGTGATTTTAGCATCATCTTGAATGCATGAGTTAAGCATATTGGATGTATTTTCATCAGTTGAAGGATGATTTAGGCGGCTTTGTGGTACcagggatcaagcccagggccttgtgaatTCTAGGCAAGCGCTTTCTCACTGAGCCAGATCTCCATACCCTACAGCTGTTCTCTTGACTGATAACCTAAATATCCCGAGTTTTAATTGTtgtcttcctttctgatttgGAAAAGATAGTCTAGGAGATGACCATGTATATTTCTTGTCCTGGATGTTAGCTtaaacctttttgtttgttttgaaaccatttctctgtgtatccctggctgtcctagtaCTCCAGAAGTGAGTaaaggactacatagtgaatatTTCAGGTTTTGTGGGCCATACAATCTATTGTCCCAACTCTGCCACTGTAGCAACATCCATAGATGTTAGTATAAGTGAATTAGTTCTATTATATTAATATGTTCTATTAAACATTGAAATTTATTGTAACCAAACCTCttcttttaaagatatgtttGTATGATATGTATACTTGTTTGTGTATGAGGGTAAGCATATGCCGGGCACGCATGTGAGGATTGGAGAACGTCCTCAGGTgtcctcaccttctaccttaTTTGAGGCAGTGCTCATTAGCAcgtctctgtctcttctccaggCTCTTCAGTCCTAGAACTTCAGGAAGTTGTTCTGTCATCACCCCACCTCTCACCTTAAGATCCAGTTTTCACAGGGATTCTGGGGGTCCACACATAGCTCATGAGAATTGCATGACAAACGAGCCTTTTTCCCAGCCTTGACCATCTTTTTCCTAGGTCATAACATGCTGTATATTTTGATATGATTTGATACTTTTGATAACGTATtgtattaaaaaatgtaaaacctAGGGTTAGggttgcctagcaagtgcaaggccctgggttcggtcctcagctctgaggggggaaaaaaaaaaagtaaaacctagccgggtagtggtagcacacgcctttaatcccagcacttgggagagtttgaggccagcctggtctacaaagcgagttccaggacagccaggactgttacacagggaaaccctgtcttggagaaagaaaaaaagaaaaagtaaaacctgagctagaaagatggctcagtgattaaaagctcACAGACCActaattcagttcccagcatccaactCAGGTGGCTCATTACCACTTGTAACTCCCAGCTTTGGGAATCTGAGTCACCCTCTTTTGgtgtgtactcacatgcacagtccattacaggcacacagagatgcacagacTTGGTATATGTGTCTCTGGCTGGGGGCCCTCCCTATGTGTTGAGTCTAGacactggctattgttatttatgGTAGTTCCCTGGCAAGTCAAGGGTACCCCTGAGATCTCTCCTCAGCTCTGACCTCCCTCTGGAAGAGAGTATAGCTAATGAATGGAGTGTCTGTGAGCTTAGGCATCTTTTGTCATTATGTGCAGACACTTCCTTCTGGGGTATTGTCCTTAACTACTCAGAATTTATCTTACTGGAGAACCTAACTTCCCGCTACGAGGTGCCTTGTGTCCTGGACCTCAAGATGGGCACACGCCAGCATGGCGATGATGCTTCGGAGGAGAAAGCAGCCAACCAGATCCGAAAGTGTCAGCAGAGCACATCTGCAGTCattggtgtgcgtgtgtgtggcaTGCAGGTGAGGAGAGTGCTCATACTAAACAAGGACTACTAGGGTATCCAATGACTATCACTTCACTGTGGCATAGAACTCTGAAATGTTCTGAAGAGTTCCAAAGAGTTCTCCTTTGGAAATTTAAAACTCCTCCTACTCAGTTTTTTCTACTTTCCTTTAATAAATACATCCATTCTGATTTATTTAAAGTAACAACAAACAGATTCGGTAGGGATACATCTTAGCTGGTAGAATGTGCACTTAACACATACGAGTTTGTGGGTTTAGTACCCAGTACCAAAAACAAAGCAGATTTGAGTGAACTTAAGatacagctcaatggtagagtgtttgccttgcatacacaaggccctggatttgatctccagcatagacacacacatgcacagtttgtttttgtctttttaaatctAGGTTTGGTCTTACCTGAGTCTATTGCtttctggttaaaaaagaaagcatgtattCCTAGTTGAGCCCTCTGAGGCTAGTCTGGCTGGCTGAGTCCATATGTATGTGTCCATATACTAGGATGCAAAGTTAAGCCATCTCTGTTGATCTAGTTGCAGAATAGGGGCCTTGAATACAGTGACTGAACCTAGGTGACAGGGCATATTCTGGGTGGATGCCGAGCAAAGACAGGCCCTCCTGTGTGACTGATGCACTCAGGTACAAGATCTCATCAGTCATATCACCCTCATTCATTCAGTGTCGAAGTCTTGAAATGCCGTTTGACCCTGACTTGCTGATCTCTCCCACAGGTGTACCAGGCAGGCACTGGGCAGCTCATGTTCATGAACAAGTACCATGGGCGGAAGCTTTCGGTGCAGGGCTTCAAGGAGGCACTTTTCCAGTTCTTCCACAATGGGCGGTACCTTCGCCGTGAGCTCCTGGGCCCTGTTCTCAAGAAGCTAACTGAGCTCAAGGCTGTGTTGGAACGACAGGAATCCTACCGCTTCTATTCAAGTTCCCTACTGGTCATTTACGATGGTAAAGAGTGGCCAGAAGTGACCCTGGACTCAGATGCTGAGGACTTGGAAGACCTTTCTGAAGAGTCAGCTGATGAGTCTGCCGGTGCCTATGCCTACAAACCCATTGGTGCCAGCTCAGTTGATGTGCGCATGATCGACTTTGCACATACCACCTGCAGGCTGTATGGCGAGGACAGTGTGGTACATGAGGGCCAGGATGCTGGCTATATCTTTGGGCTCCAGAGCCTGATAGACATTGTCACAGAGATAAGTGAGGAGAGTGGGGAGTGAGCTTGCTAGCTATTCCAGTACCTGAGAGACTCTCTGTGTCCCCCCTACAGCTGTGCTGTCGGGGAGGAGGCCAGTATGGCCAGGTGGTGGCCTCTGCAGCCTGGAGCTGATAG
Encoded proteins:
- the Ip6k2 gene encoding inositol hexakisphosphate kinase 2 isoform X1 is translated as MSPAFRTMDVEPRTKGVLLEPFVHQVGGHSCVLRFNETTLCKPLVPREHQFYETLPAEMRKFTPQYKGVVSVRFEEDEDRNLCLIAYPLKGDHGTVDIVDNSDCEPKSKLLRWTNKKHHVLETEKSPKDWVRQHRKEEKIKSHKLEEEFEWLKKSEVLYYSVEKKGNISSQLKHYNPWSMKCHQQQLQRMKENAKHRNQYKFILLENLTSRYEVPCVLDLKMGTRQHGDDASEEKAANQIRKCQQSTSAVIGVRVCGMQVYQAGTGQLMFMNKYHGRKLSVQGFKEALFQFFHNGRYLRRELLGPVLKKLTELKAVLERQESYRFYSSSLLVIYDGKEWPEVTLDSDAEDLEDLSEESADESAGAYAYKPIGASSVDVRMIDFAHTTCRLYGEDSVVHEGQDAGYIFGLQSLIDIVTEISEESGE